In Hwangdonia lutea, a single window of DNA contains:
- the asnB gene encoding asparagine synthase B, whose product MCGIVCAFDLKQKAEDLRPQILEMSKTIRHRGPDWSGIYSDDKAILAHERLAIVDPASGKQPLFSEDKKLILAANGEIYNHRELRQQFDGKYNFQTESDCEVILALYKEKGVDFVDDMNGIFGFAIYDVEKDEYFVARDHMGIIPLYIGWDKNGTFYVASELKALEGVCTKIELFPPGHYLSSKDGEFVKWYNREWTEYDAVKDNETSIAEVKQALEDAVHRQLMSDVPYGVLLSGGLDSSVTSAIAKKYSERRIEADDKEKAWWPQLHSFSVGLEGSPDLAAAKKVADHIGTVHHEIKFTIQEGLDAVKDVIYNIETYDITTIRSSTPMYLMARVIKSMGIKMVLSGEGADEIFGGYLYFHKAPDAKEFHDETVRKLDKLHMYDCLRANKSLAAWGIEGRVPFLDKEFIDVAMRINPKDKMINGERMEKWVIRKAFEDMIPESVAWRQKEQFSDGVGYSWIDTLKELVEKEVTDEQMENAKYRYPIQTPINKEEYYYRTIFEEHFPSDAAALSVPQEPSVACSTKIALEWDEAFKNMNDPSGRAVAKVHDDAY is encoded by the coding sequence ATGTGTGGAATTGTATGTGCATTCGATTTAAAACAGAAGGCCGAAGATTTAAGACCTCAAATATTAGAAATGTCTAAAACCATTCGTCATCGTGGACCAGATTGGAGCGGTATTTATAGCGATGATAAAGCCATTTTAGCGCACGAACGTTTGGCTATTGTTGATCCGGCTTCGGGAAAACAACCTTTGTTTAGTGAAGATAAAAAACTGATTCTTGCCGCAAACGGCGAGATTTATAACCATCGGGAATTGCGCCAACAATTTGATGGCAAATACAACTTTCAAACCGAAAGCGATTGCGAGGTTATTTTAGCTCTGTATAAAGAAAAGGGCGTTGATTTTGTAGATGACATGAACGGTATTTTCGGATTTGCTATCTACGACGTTGAAAAAGACGAATATTTTGTGGCCAGAGATCACATGGGCATTATTCCTTTATACATTGGTTGGGATAAAAACGGAACATTTTATGTGGCCTCAGAATTAAAGGCTTTAGAAGGTGTTTGTACTAAAATTGAACTGTTTCCGCCAGGGCATTATTTAAGCAGTAAAGACGGGGAGTTTGTAAAATGGTACAATAGGGAATGGACCGAGTATGATGCAGTTAAAGATAACGAAACCAGTATTGCAGAAGTAAAACAAGCTTTGGAAGATGCAGTGCACAGGCAATTAATGAGTGATGTGCCGTACGGTGTTTTACTTTCCGGAGGATTGGATTCTTCGGTAACATCGGCCATTGCTAAAAAATATTCTGAAAGACGAATTGAAGCAGACGATAAAGAAAAAGCGTGGTGGCCCCAATTGCACTCCTTTTCTGTAGGGTTGGAAGGCTCACCAGATTTAGCTGCCGCCAAAAAAGTGGCCGACCATATTGGTACCGTACATCACGAAATCAAATTCACCATTCAAGAAGGTTTGGATGCGGTTAAAGATGTTATTTATAACATTGAAACTTACGATATTACCACGATACGCTCGTCTACACCAATGTATTTAATGGCGCGTGTTATTAAGTCTATGGGTATTAAAATGGTATTGTCAGGCGAAGGCGCCGATGAGATTTTTGGAGGTTATTTATACTTCCACAAAGCACCGGATGCTAAAGAGTTTCACGACGAAACCGTGCGTAAACTAGACAAATTGCACATGTACGATTGTTTAAGGGCCAACAAAAGTTTGGCAGCTTGGGGCATTGAGGGACGTGTACCATTTTTAGATAAAGAATTTATCGATGTGGCCATGCGCATCAATCCAAAAGATAAAATGATTAACGGCGAGCGCATGGAAAAATGGGTGATTCGTAAGGCGTTTGAAGACATGATTCCGGAAAGCGTCGCATGGAGGCAGAAAGAACAATTTAGCGATGGCGTAGGTTACAGTTGGATTGACACGCTAAAGGAATTGGTTGAAAAGGAGGTAACCGATGAGCAAATGGAGAATGCTAAATACCGTTACCCAATTCAAACCCCAATAAACAAAGAAGAGTATTATTATCGCACCATTTTTGAAGAGCATTTCCCGAGTGATGCCGCAGCTTTAAGCGTACCACAAGAGCCAAGTGTGGCCTGTAGCACAAAAATAGCTTTAGAATGGGATGAAGCTTTTAAGAATATGAACGACCCATCGGGTAGGGCAGTTGCAAAAGTGCATGATGATGCCTATTAA
- a CDS encoding alpha/beta hydrolase: MKKKIEKALPKIVGKLINTSSYFSKTYAANKAMTLFATPRKGKVTPEQSVYLKSADTLNMEHDGLNIATYHWAGKGKTVLLVHGWESNTARWKNLISVLQKHHYNIVSLDAPAHGNSGGDTFNAILYAEFIHVVTQKFQPEIIIGHSVGGMASIFFQKKHQLPSLKKMILLGAPNEFTDIFENYTSLLSYNSKVINALEDLILKRFGAPANTFSSAKHSTLINVDGLIIHDKKDRIIPINDSEAIHKNLKNSKLIQTTGYGHSLNNDVVHNHILEFLKS, translated from the coding sequence ATGAAAAAGAAAATTGAAAAAGCGCTACCCAAAATAGTTGGCAAACTAATAAACACAAGCAGTTACTTTTCAAAAACATACGCTGCCAATAAAGCTATGACGCTTTTTGCAACGCCGAGAAAAGGAAAAGTAACACCTGAGCAATCCGTATATTTAAAATCTGCCGATACTTTAAATATGGAGCACGATGGTTTGAATATTGCAACCTATCATTGGGCAGGCAAAGGCAAAACCGTTTTGCTGGTTCATGGGTGGGAGAGCAATACGGCACGATGGAAAAACCTTATTTCTGTTTTACAAAAACACCATTACAACATTGTTTCCCTAGATGCGCCAGCTCATGGCAACTCAGGTGGCGACACCTTTAATGCCATTTTATATGCCGAATTTATTCATGTGGTAACGCAAAAATTTCAGCCAGAAATAATTATTGGGCACTCGGTTGGTGGTATGGCATCTATCTTTTTTCAAAAAAAACATCAATTACCGAGTTTAAAGAAAATGATATTACTTGGAGCCCCAAATGAATTTACAGACATTTTTGAAAACTACACCAGTCTATTAAGTTACAACTCTAAAGTAATCAATGCGCTCGAAGATTTAATTCTTAAGCGTTTTGGAGCACCGGCAAACACGTTTTCATCGGCAAAACACAGTACATTAATTAATGTAGATGGTTTAATTATTCATGATAAAAAAGACAGAATCATTCCTATAAACGACTCAGAGGCTATTCATAAAAACCTAAAAAACAGTAAACTTATTCAAACTACCGGTTATGGGCATTCTTTAAATAACGATGTGGTGCACAATCATATTCTTGAGTTCTTAAAATCATAG
- a CDS encoding DUF2911 domain-containing protein, which produces MKKSTLITTLAFAFVMLLTTNVNAQKFSKLDKSPMDAAAFPSDYKESNKLIKIVYSRPQLKGRDLATLAPSGKVWRTGANEAAELTLYTDMKLGNKTVKAGTYTFYLIPGEEECTAIINSDLNVWGSYFYNEANDVARLSVPLNVSEESIEAFSIAFDEADNGVNMHLGWGTARLTVPFTK; this is translated from the coding sequence ATGAAAAAATCAACACTTATCACGACCTTGGCTTTTGCATTTGTTATGCTTTTAACCACTAATGTTAATGCTCAAAAATTTAGTAAATTAGATAAAAGCCCAATGGATGCTGCGGCATTCCCGTCTGATTACAAAGAGTCAAACAAATTAATAAAGATTGTGTATAGCCGGCCACAACTTAAAGGAAGAGACTTAGCCACTTTGGCTCCTAGCGGCAAAGTATGGCGAACTGGCGCCAATGAAGCGGCAGAACTAACGCTTTATACCGATATGAAATTGGGAAACAAAACCGTAAAAGCTGGTACTTACACATTTTATTTAATACCTGGAGAGGAAGAATGCACAGCAATAATTAATTCAGACTTAAATGTGTGGGGTTCGTACTTTTATAACGAAGCCAATGATGTAGCACGCTTATCGGTACCATTAAACGTATCGGAAGAATCTATTGAAGCCTTCTCAATTGCTTTTGATGAAGCTGATAACGGCGTAAATATGCATTTGGGTTGGGGCACCGCAAGATTAACGGTTCCTTTTACAAAATAA
- a CDS encoding cupin domain-containing protein yields the protein MSKKKYTIQNTPFVVPTTDGKIINEHFGRATDNNSKISIAHMKAPAGWSEPFQTPEFDEYTFIIRGKKQFIIEGETVVLNAGESIKIEKNTRVQYSNPFTEVCEYIAICTPAFSMDLVNREA from the coding sequence ATGTCCAAAAAAAAATATACCATACAAAACACACCGTTTGTTGTTCCAACTACCGATGGTAAAATTATAAACGAACATTTTGGAAGGGCAACCGATAATAATTCTAAAATAAGTATTGCGCACATGAAAGCACCTGCTGGTTGGAGCGAACCGTTCCAAACACCCGAATTTGATGAATACACTTTTATCATCAGAGGCAAAAAGCAATTTATTATTGAAGGCGAGACCGTGGTTTTAAATGCAGGCGAATCCATTAAAATAGAAAAAAACACGAGGGTACAATATTCCAATCCATTTACCGAAGTATGCGAATACATTGCCATCTGCACACCTGCGTTTTCTATGGATTTAGTAAATAGAGAAGCATAA
- a CDS encoding YitT family protein → MIPFISKLLVNIARKKLKGEDAHSTLEKNDLAPTVRKLQIELSHAVKEYFFIIVGVFSAGFGLKGFLLPNKFIDGGATGISLLLEHVTSLNLGLLLVLVNLPFLYLASKTIGNKFALRSIAAITFLAFVVHYVDYPIITEDKLLIAVFGGFFLGLGIGMSMRGGSVIDGTEVLAIYLGRKLSLTIGDVLLLINIIIFSVGGYILSMETALYAILTYLAAARTVDFVVDGVEEYVGVTVISNNHEELRLMLTKKLGRACTIYAGKGGFGKNGESYDKDIIYTIVTRLELAKLQTEIDKIDEKAFVIMGVVKDLKGGMIKKKPMKS, encoded by the coding sequence ATGATCCCTTTTATCTCAAAGCTTTTAGTAAACATAGCTCGAAAAAAGCTTAAAGGTGAAGATGCCCATAGTACCTTAGAAAAAAACGATCTAGCCCCAACGGTTAGAAAATTACAAATAGAGTTATCGCACGCTGTTAAGGAATATTTTTTCATTATAGTTGGTGTATTTTCCGCAGGGTTTGGGTTAAAAGGCTTTTTATTGCCCAATAAATTTATAGATGGCGGCGCCACAGGTATCTCGTTATTATTAGAGCATGTAACCTCGTTAAATCTAGGTTTGTTATTGGTACTTGTCAATCTTCCTTTTTTGTATTTGGCATCAAAAACCATTGGTAACAAATTCGCTTTAAGGAGTATTGCCGCTATTACCTTTTTAGCGTTTGTGGTCCATTATGTAGACTATCCCATTATAACAGAAGATAAATTACTTATAGCCGTTTTTGGTGGTTTCTTTCTGGGTTTGGGCATTGGCATGTCTATGCGAGGTGGCAGCGTTATTGATGGCACCGAGGTTTTAGCCATTTATTTAGGCAGAAAACTGTCACTTACTATTGGTGATGTACTGCTGCTCATAAACATTATAATATTTTCTGTGGGTGGCTATATTTTATCTATGGAAACAGCACTTTATGCGATTTTAACTTATTTGGCTGCTGCACGTACCGTTGATTTTGTGGTTGATGGTGTTGAGGAATATGTGGGTGTTACTGTAATATCCAATAACCATGAAGAACTACGGCTTATGCTTACAAAAAAACTTGGGCGCGCTTGTACTATTTATGCCGGAAAAGGTGGCTTTGGTAAAAATGGCGAAAGCTACGACAAAGACATTATTTACACCATTGTCACCCGATTAGAGTTGGCAAAACTGCAAACTGAAATTGATAAAATTGACGAAAAAGCGTTTGTAATTATGGGTGTTGTAAAAGATTTAAAAGGCGGCATGATTAAGAAAAAACCGATGAAAAGTTAG
- a CDS encoding RNA polymerase sigma factor, whose product MNSNNTKLCEETHFNTFYLEHIQHASNFAYYKCGDKDNALDLVQEAFSKIWENCSKIDFTKAKTYLFTTVNNLFLNKVKHNKVVLEYAKAAPYIDKTNESPEYLLEEEEFKTKLQNAIALLSEAQREVFLLNRIDGKKYREIAEMLEISQKAVEKRMSGALKILRAHIENI is encoded by the coding sequence ATGAATAGCAACAACACCAAACTTTGTGAAGAAACCCACTTTAATACGTTTTATTTAGAGCATATTCAGCATGCCAGCAATTTTGCATATTATAAATGTGGCGATAAAGACAATGCCTTAGATTTGGTGCAAGAAGCCTTTTCTAAAATTTGGGAAAACTGTTCTAAAATTGATTTTACCAAAGCCAAAACGTATTTGTTTACCACGGTAAACAATTTGTTTTTAAATAAAGTAAAACATAATAAGGTGGTTTTGGAATATGCCAAAGCCGCACCTTATATTGATAAAACCAATGAGAGTCCTGAATATTTATTGGAAGAGGAAGAGTTTAAAACCAAATTGCAAAACGCCATAGCTTTACTATCCGAAGCGCAACGCGAGGTGTTTTTATTAAACAGAATAGACGGTAAAAAGTATCGGGAAATAGCGGAAATGCTAGAAATCTCTCAAAAAGCAGTTGAGAAAAGAATGTCTGGCGCACTTAAAATCTTAAGGGCACATATAGAAAATATTTAA
- a CDS encoding helicase HerA-like domain-containing protein — protein sequence MSNKDTFFKYITDGNTTKGDFIPIGAAMLNGETVTGAHVKIPLKTLNRHGLIAGATGTGKTKSLQVLAENLSDKGIPVLLMDIKGDLSGLAQPSPGHPKIDERHEKIGLPFEAKSFPVEILTLSEQDGVRLRATVSEFGPVLLSRILDLTETQSGVVAVIFQYCDDNKYPILDLKDFKKILQYATNEGKKEFTEAYGRISTASTGAILRKVVELEQQGADLFFGETSFEVDDLLRVDEDGRGYINIIRLTDIQDRPKLFSTFMLSLLAEIYSTFPEQGDSDRPELVMFIDEAHLIFNEASKALLSQIESIVKLIRSKGVGLYFVTQNPTDVPEAVLSQLGLKVQHALRAFTAKDRKAIKLTAQNYPDSEYYDTAEVLTSLGIGEALVSALDEKGRPTPLAATMMRAPMSRMDVLTDSELSNLLSQSKLVKKYNETIDRESAYEMLNEKIKQAEAEEAQEKARQEKEALKKAESKRRTSTTRRRSTRMNPIVKVLTSATFIRSAFGILTKLMKK from the coding sequence ATGAGTAATAAGGATACTTTTTTTAAATACATTACCGACGGCAATACCACAAAAGGCGATTTTATCCCTATTGGCGCTGCCATGTTAAACGGCGAAACCGTTACTGGCGCACATGTAAAAATCCCTTTAAAAACCTTAAACCGCCATGGTTTAATTGCGGGAGCTACCGGTACGGGCAAAACAAAATCGTTGCAGGTTTTAGCCGAAAATTTAAGCGACAAAGGCATCCCTGTTTTGCTGATGGATATTAAAGGTGATTTAAGCGGATTGGCGCAACCAAGTCCCGGTCATCCTAAAATTGATGAACGCCACGAAAAAATAGGATTGCCGTTTGAAGCCAAATCGTTTCCTGTTGAAATATTAACCCTTTCCGAACAAGATGGCGTAAGATTAAGAGCAACCGTTAGCGAATTCGGCCCTGTTTTATTATCGCGTATTTTAGATTTAACTGAAACCCAATCTGGTGTTGTTGCCGTTATTTTTCAGTATTGCGACGACAATAAATATCCCATTCTCGACTTAAAGGATTTTAAAAAAATTCTGCAATATGCCACCAATGAAGGTAAAAAAGAATTTACCGAAGCCTATGGCAGGATATCAACCGCATCAACAGGTGCTATCTTAAGAAAGGTTGTAGAACTTGAACAACAAGGTGCCGATTTGTTTTTTGGTGAAACCTCGTTTGAGGTTGACGATTTATTACGAGTTGATGAAGACGGCAGAGGCTACATAAACATTATCAGACTTACCGATATACAAGACAGACCCAAACTGTTTTCAACGTTTATGTTGAGCTTGTTGGCCGAAATTTATTCAACTTTCCCAGAACAAGGCGATAGTGATAGGCCAGAACTTGTAATGTTTATCGACGAGGCGCATTTAATTTTCAATGAAGCTTCAAAAGCCTTATTAAGTCAAATTGAAAGTATTGTAAAACTAATTCGTAGTAAAGGTGTCGGATTGTATTTTGTAACCCAAAACCCAACCGATGTACCCGAAGCGGTTTTAAGTCAATTAGGATTAAAAGTCCAACATGCCTTAAGAGCCTTTACAGCAAAAGACAGAAAAGCCATTAAACTAACCGCACAAAATTATCCGGATTCGGAATATTATGATACAGCCGAAGTTTTAACATCATTAGGTATTGGTGAAGCCCTAGTATCGGCATTGGATGAAAAAGGACGCCCTACCCCGCTTGCGGCTACCATGATGCGGGCACCAATGAGCAGAATGGATGTGTTAACCGATAGCGAATTAAGCAACTTATTATCGCAATCGAAATTGGTAAAAAAATATAACGAAACCATCGATAGGGAAAGTGCCTACGAAATGCTTAACGAAAAAATAAAACAAGCTGAAGCCGAAGAAGCCCAGGAAAAAGCGCGCCAAGAAAAAGAAGCTCTTAAAAAAGCAGAATCTAAACGACGAACATCAACCACAAGACGACGAAGTACACGCATGAATCCGATAGTTAAGGTCCTTACAAGCGCCACTTTTATAAGAAGTGCTTTTGGTATTCTTACAAAACTGATGAAAAAATAG
- a CDS encoding membrane metalloprotease, with protein sequence MKYRFLITLLLIVSLMACSKEEVSNQVDSNNGGTETNKAANRKTTGASANDLLSSSTFKSMIIELVYVDGFEPTQTAINNLKSFIEARTFKPNGITIEKRSIAPTGKLKYSIEDIISIEDSNRTKYNTNNQIAIWAFFANGESNKNTENGVVLGTAYRNTSFVIYQETIEDLSNSAFEPDRSVLETTVITHEFGHIFGLTNLGTPMVSNHEDSSHAKHCNDEDCLMYWSAETGDGLSNLIGSNKAPELDAQCIADLQANGGK encoded by the coding sequence ATGAAGTATAGATTTTTAATAACACTTTTACTTATAGTTTCTTTAATGGCTTGTTCTAAAGAAGAAGTATCCAATCAAGTCGACTCTAATAACGGCGGCACAGAAACCAACAAAGCTGCAAATCGAAAAACCACGGGAGCTTCGGCCAACGATCTATTATCGAGCAGCACATTTAAAAGTATGATTATCGAGCTTGTTTATGTAGACGGATTCGAACCTACACAAACCGCGATAAACAATTTAAAATCCTTCATTGAAGCACGAACATTTAAACCTAATGGCATTACAATTGAAAAAAGATCTATTGCGCCAACAGGTAAATTGAAGTACAGCATCGAAGATATTATAAGTATTGAAGACTCTAATAGAACAAAGTATAATACCAACAATCAAATCGCGATTTGGGCATTTTTTGCAAACGGCGAATCAAACAAAAACACCGAGAATGGTGTTGTTTTAGGTACCGCCTACCGAAACACGTCATTTGTTATTTATCAAGAAACCATTGAAGATTTAAGCAACAGTGCTTTTGAACCTGACAGAAGTGTTTTAGAAACTACGGTTATCACACATGAATTCGGACATATTTTTGGCCTCACAAACCTAGGTACACCAATGGTTAGTAACCATGAAGACAGCTCACATGCTAAACATTGTAACGACGAGGACTGTTTAATGTACTGGTCTGCCGAAACCGGCGACGGTTTGTCCAATTTAATTGGCAGTAATAAAGCACCCGAATTGGATGCGCAATGTATAGCCGATTTACAAGCCAATGGCGGAAAATAA
- a CDS encoding porin family protein, whose protein sequence is MKNTFLTLSLIFTTLFSLQAQENNSNNNSNAGIKFGYNLAAVSFDGDTETGQRHAFHLGFYGESFLSESAALQVEFLYSQQGYELRDNGGTFTQKLDYLNLPLSLKLYPSESFFLEAGPQIGLAISHKEEFDSNFGLFDTSQEFEPNTLDWGFNFGGGFKTSSGVSLGVRYHLGMGEVYDEGSPQNRVWQFSIGFDF, encoded by the coding sequence ATGAAAAACACATTTTTAACATTAAGCTTAATTTTTACAACTTTATTTAGCTTGCAAGCACAAGAAAACAATAGCAATAACAATTCCAACGCAGGGATAAAATTTGGCTACAATCTAGCTGCTGTAAGTTTTGATGGCGATACCGAAACCGGTCAGCGTCACGCCTTTCATTTAGGTTTTTATGGCGAATCGTTTTTAAGCGAAAGTGCTGCCCTTCAAGTAGAATTTTTATACTCACAACAAGGCTACGAACTTAGAGATAATGGCGGCACATTTACCCAAAAATTAGATTATTTGAATCTTCCCTTATCATTAAAACTATATCCAAGCGAAAGCTTCTTTTTAGAAGCGGGCCCACAAATAGGTTTAGCGATTTCACATAAGGAAGAATTTGATAGTAACTTTGGACTATTTGATACCTCTCAAGAATTTGAACCAAATACACTCGATTGGGGTTTTAACTTTGGAGGCGGCTTTAAAACAAGTTCCGGAGTTTCATTGGGTGTAAGATATCATCTCGGAATGGGCGAAGTATACGACGAAGGAAGTCCGCAAAACAGGGTATGGCAATTCTCCATAGGGTTTGATTTTTAA
- a CDS encoding 7-carboxy-7-deazaguanine synthase QueE yields the protein MNKEIQLLVDKGEMLPLMEEFYTIQGEGYHKGTAAYFIRIGGCDVGCHWCDVKESWNANIHPPTETLKIVENAKKYSDTIVITGGEPLTWDMTLLTDRLKAEGLQTHIETSGAYKLTGTWDWICLSPKKLKLPTNEIYEKAHELKVIVYNKDDFRFAEEQAAKVNKNCILYLQPEWSKRDKVVPEIVDYVMKNPKWKVSLQTHKYLNIP from the coding sequence ATGAATAAGGAGATACAATTATTAGTTGATAAAGGCGAAATGTTGCCCTTAATGGAAGAGTTTTATACCATCCAAGGTGAAGGCTATCATAAAGGGACGGCGGCTTATTTTATTCGTATTGGTGGCTGCGATGTAGGTTGCCATTGGTGCGATGTAAAAGAAAGTTGGAATGCCAATATACATCCGCCAACTGAAACGCTCAAAATTGTAGAAAACGCAAAAAAATACAGCGATACCATTGTAATAACAGGTGGTGAGCCATTAACGTGGGACATGACCTTGTTAACCGATAGGCTTAAGGCCGAAGGTTTACAAACGCATATTGAAACCTCTGGTGCGTACAAATTAACCGGAACTTGGGATTGGATTTGCTTGTCTCCCAAAAAACTAAAATTGCCCACCAACGAAATTTATGAAAAGGCCCACGAACTTAAAGTAATTGTTTATAATAAAGACGATTTTCGCTTTGCGGAAGAACAAGCCGCCAAAGTAAATAAGAACTGCATTTTATACTTACAGCCCGAATGGAGCAAACGTGATAAAGTCGTGCCGGAAATTGTAGATTACGTCATGAAAAATCCTAAATGGAAAGTATCGCTACAAACCCATAAATATTTGAATATTCCTTAA
- the gyrB gene encoding DNA topoisomerase (ATP-hydrolyzing) subunit B, which produces MSEKREEFNKDNYSADSIQALEGMEHVRMRPSMYIGDTGTRGLHHLVYEVVDNSIDEALAGHCDNITVTINEDNSITTEDDGRGIPIDIHKKEGVSALEVVMTKIGAGGKFDKDSYKVSGGLHGVGVSCVNALSTHLKATVYRKGEIWEQEYEKGKPMYPAKKVGETDKRGTIVTFKPDPTIFTQTLEYSYDTLASRMRELAYLNKGITVHLVDKRHKNEEGEFEGETFHSEEGLKEFIKFLDGNREPLINEVIAFEGEKNGVPVEVAMIYNTSYAENLHSYVNNINTHEGGTHLSGFRRGLTHTLKKYADESGMLDKLKFDIAGDDFREGLTAIISVKVQEPQFEGQTKTKLGNREVSASVSQAVSEMLTDYLEEHPDDAKTIVQKVILAAQARHAAQKAREMVQRKTVMSIGGLPGKLSDCSEQDPAKCEVFLVEGDSAGGTAKQGRDRAFQAILPLRGKILNVEKAMQHKVFENEEIKNIFTALGVTIGTEEDSKALNLSKLRYHKIVIMCDADIDGSHIATLILTFFFRYMRELIENGHVYIATPPLYLVKKGAKKQYAWSDKERDEIVAEFGENSKIQRYKGLGEMNAEQLWDTTMNPEFRTMRLVQIDNGTEADRIFSMLMGDEVPPRREFIEKNAIYANIDA; this is translated from the coding sequence ATGAGCGAAAAAAGAGAAGAATTTAATAAGGATAATTATTCGGCAGATAGTATTCAGGCCTTAGAAGGCATGGAGCATGTGCGTATGCGTCCGTCCATGTATATCGGGGATACGGGCACAAGAGGTTTGCATCATTTGGTTTATGAAGTTGTAGACAACTCCATTGATGAAGCTCTAGCAGGCCATTGCGATAATATTACGGTAACCATTAACGAGGACAACTCGATTACCACAGAAGATGATGGACGTGGTATTCCAATTGATATTCACAAAAAAGAAGGCGTTTCGGCACTCGAGGTTGTAATGACCAAAATTGGTGCCGGTGGAAAGTTCGATAAAGATTCTTATAAAGTATCTGGAGGATTGCATGGTGTTGGTGTGAGTTGTGTAAACGCATTATCAACCCATCTCAAAGCGACCGTTTATAGAAAAGGAGAAATTTGGGAGCAGGAATACGAAAAAGGGAAACCCATGTATCCTGCCAAAAAGGTTGGCGAAACCGATAAAAGAGGAACCATTGTTACTTTTAAGCCAGATCCAACCATTTTCACCCAAACACTGGAGTATAGCTACGATACTTTGGCAAGCAGAATGCGAGAGCTGGCATATCTTAATAAAGGAATTACCGTGCATCTCGTTGATAAACGACATAAAAATGAAGAGGGTGAGTTTGAGGGTGAAACATTTCATTCGGAAGAAGGTTTAAAGGAATTTATCAAGTTTTTGGATGGAAACCGCGAACCCTTGATAAATGAAGTAATTGCTTTTGAAGGTGAAAAGAATGGTGTGCCTGTTGAGGTGGCTATGATTTATAACACATCGTATGCCGAAAACCTGCATTCTTATGTAAATAATATTAATACGCATGAAGGAGGGACCCATTTATCGGGCTTCCGTCGCGGATTGACTCATACCCTTAAAAAGTATGCCGATGAATCTGGGATGTTGGATAAATTAAAATTTGATATTGCCGGAGATGATTTCCGTGAAGGTTTAACAGCTATTATTTCGGTAAAAGTTCAAGAACCACAATTTGAAGGGCAAACAAAAACCAAATTAGGTAACCGTGAAGTTTCGGCATCGGTTAGTCAAGCGGTTTCAGAAATGTTAACCGATTATTTAGAAGAACATCCAGACGATGCCAAAACCATTGTTCAAAAGGTGATTCTTGCTGCTCAAGCGCGTCATGCAGCTCAAAAAGCACGCGAAATGGTGCAGCGTAAAACCGTAATGAGTATTGGCGGTTTACCCGGGAAATTATCCGATTGCTCGGAGCAGGATCCAGCAAAATGTGAAGTGTTTTTAGTTGAGGGTGACTCGGCAGGTGGAACCGCTAAACAAGGTCGAGATAGAGCCTTTCAAGCCATACTGCCTCTGCGTGGAAAAATATTAAATGTTGAAAAAGCCATGCAACATAAAGTGTTTGAAAACGAAGAGATTAAAAATATTTTCACGGCTTTAGGTGTAACTATTGGTACCGAGGAGGATAGCAAAGCACTTAATTTATCAAAATTAAGGTACCATAAAATTGTGATTATGTGTGATGCCGATATTGATGGTAGCCACATTGCAACCTTAATTTTAACCTTCTTCTTTAGGTATATGAGGGAGCTTATAGAAAATGGTCATGTTTACATAGCAACACCGCCATTATATCTAGTTAAAAAAGGCGCTAAAAAACAGTATGCGTGGTCTGATAAAGAACGTGACGAGATTGTTGCAGAATTTGGAGAAAACTCTAAAATACAGCGCTATAAGGGTCTTGGTGAGATGAACGCGGAGCAACTTTGGGACACCACAATGAATCCGGAGTTTAGAACCATGCGTTTAGTGCAAATCGATAACGGTACAGAGGCAGATCGAATTTTCTCAATGTTAATGGGCGATGAAGTACCACCACGTAGAGAGTTTATAGAGAAGAATGCTATTTATGCCAATATTGACGCATAA